Proteins found in one Coleofasciculus chthonoplastes PCC 7420 genomic segment:
- a CDS encoding response regulator → MKILIVDDDPATASPLIEALTSHHYTVEAATNPENGLELAQTSHYDLAVLDVTPQNLDGIHLCQKLRHQGSQMPILLLGAKGSSADRIRGLEAGADDYVMKPYDLSELMARIRALLRRRNSTVSKVLTWEQLRLEPDTGKVTYKGESLHLTPKEYGLLELFLRHPRRIFSRSVILDHIWSSDEFPGEEAVTTQIKGLRQKLKAAGIKINLIETVYGLGYRLKDAPIQEQEDKQVREKVADGTSEAKLMAAVAKIWQTFKESLPEKIDVFRQVSVTLATGTLNQQLCENAKIEAHRLVGSLGSFGCAEGSKIAREIEQLLQTPTPATPQDAHKLKDLIDSLQQAIANKPTLDQVTPPTCDPPPASTSPAQLLVIDDDQILSQHIEIEAKAWGLQVDSAPHLQAAKRAIALHPPNVILLDLTFADTQENGFELLAELAVQHSNIPVLIFSSQNHLSSRVKAARLGAATFLQKPMTPPEILQAVTQAINQQKSGESNVLVVDDDPQILALLRHLLQPWGLNVTTLAHPQRFWDVLEAVSPDLLILDVEMPEYSGIELCQVVRHDLRWSNLPVLFLSAHTEVQTVQQVFTVGADDYIKKPIVEAELITRVLNRLERRSSNSS, encoded by the coding sequence ATGGATTAGAACTCGCTCAAACCTCTCACTATGACTTAGCTGTCTTGGATGTTACCCCCCAAAACCTAGATGGTATTCATCTGTGTCAAAAACTGCGCCATCAAGGTTCTCAAATGCCAATTCTCCTCCTGGGCGCCAAAGGAAGTAGCGCCGATCGCATTCGCGGATTAGAAGCAGGTGCGGATGATTATGTGATGAAACCCTATGATCTCTCCGAATTGATGGCGCGAATTAGAGCATTATTGCGGCGGCGTAACTCCACGGTATCCAAGGTGTTGACTTGGGAGCAGCTGCGGCTAGAACCGGATACAGGTAAAGTCACCTATAAAGGCGAATCATTACACCTAACGCCCAAAGAATACGGATTGTTAGAACTATTCCTGCGTCATCCTCGACGTATTTTTAGCCGTAGTGTGATCCTCGATCACATTTGGTCGAGTGATGAATTTCCCGGTGAGGAAGCCGTAACCACCCAAATTAAAGGGTTGCGACAAAAGCTGAAAGCGGCTGGGATCAAAATTAATTTAATTGAGACAGTATACGGCTTAGGGTATCGGCTCAAAGATGCACCCATTCAGGAACAAGAGGACAAACAAGTCAGGGAAAAAGTAGCAGATGGCACATCTGAAGCGAAACTCATGGCGGCGGTTGCCAAAATTTGGCAAACGTTCAAAGAAAGCCTCCCGGAAAAAATAGACGTATTTAGGCAAGTGAGTGTAACTCTGGCGACAGGAACCCTGAATCAACAACTCTGTGAGAACGCCAAAATTGAAGCCCACCGATTAGTGGGTTCATTGGGATCGTTTGGTTGTGCAGAGGGGTCTAAAATCGCCCGCGAAATTGAACAGCTTTTACAGACTCCAACCCCAGCAACGCCCCAAGACGCCCATAAGCTAAAGGATTTAATCGACTCCTTGCAACAGGCGATCGCAAACAAACCCACCCTTGATCAGGTTACACCCCCCACCTGTGATCCGCCCCCGGCTTCTACTTCCCCAGCCCAACTATTAGTCATTGACGATGATCAGATCCTCAGCCAACATATCGAAATCGAAGCAAAAGCCTGGGGATTGCAGGTAGATAGCGCCCCCCATCTCCAAGCCGCCAAACGAGCGATCGCGCTACATCCTCCCAATGTGATTTTGTTGGATCTCACCTTTGCTGACACCCAAGAAAACGGCTTTGAACTCTTAGCAGAACTTGCTGTTCAACACTCCAACATTCCCGTTTTAATCTTTTCCAGTCAAAATCATTTAAGCAGTCGAGTCAAAGCCGCCCGTTTAGGCGCTGCTACCTTTTTACAGAAACCCATGACTCCCCCAGAAATTTTGCAAGCGGTGACTCAAGCGATTAATCAGCAGAAATCGGGAGAATCTAACGTCTTAGTCGTGGATGATGATCCACAAATCCTCGCCCTGCTGCGCCATTTACTACAACCTTGGGGACTAAACGTCACCACTTTGGCACATCCCCAACGCTTCTGGGATGTCCTAGAAGCTGTATCTCCTGACTTACTAATTTTAGACGTAGAAATGCCCGAATATAGTGGCATTGAGTTATGTCAGGTTGTTCGTCATGATTTACGCTGGAGTAACTTGCCCGTGTTGTTTCTCTCCGCCCATACCGAAGTACAAACAGTGCAGCAAGTTTTTACCGTTGGTGCAGATGACTATATCAAAAAACCCATTGTGGAAGCTGAACTGATTACCCGTGTGCTAAATCGGCTAGAACGTCGCTCCAGTAATAGCAGTTAG